From Spiroplasma eriocheiris, the proteins below share one genomic window:
- the rpsP gene encoding 30S ribosomal protein S16, with translation MVKLRLKRTGRKKAAFYRIVATDARVKRDGEYIELIGTYNPINGEVNIDNEIAYKWLQTGAQPTDTVRDILSKEGLMTRLHNDKQTAKKANAKPPKSPKK, from the coding sequence ATGGTTAAATTACGTTTAAAACGAACAGGAAGAAAAAAAGCAGCATTTTATCGAATTGTCGCAACTGATGCCAGAGTCAAACGTGATGGTGAATACATTGAATTAATTGGAACTTATAATCCAATTAATGGGGAAGTAAACATTGATAATGAAATTGCTTATAAATGATTACAAACAGGAGCACAACCAACTGATACTGTTCGTGACATCTTAAGTAAAGAAGGATTAATGACTAGATTACACAATGACAAACAAACTGCTAAAAAAGCTAATGCTAAACCTCCCAAAAGTCCTAAAAAATAG
- a CDS encoding MmcQ/YjbR family DNA-binding protein, whose protein sequence is MELTLSNLYPSQERLSQYGFNNNQNGLILVEALGNNLNVIIKIDKDFTKIKVDVLDSETVELYQPFYTKMVTNYSTHIKTKVNDLVNEILETCFIKINLQETLLKYCQEAFPTVIEKPWEKWPEYQTVKATYNNKWYALFMKVPYHKWQPNSANTSLVEILNLKLDPKVITNLIDNEIYFKGYHMNHKTWISILLNKQTDLNKVKELINESYHHVTKQKIN, encoded by the coding sequence ATGGAATTAACATTATCAAATCTGTACCCTAGTCAGGAAAGACTTTCCCAATATGGGTTTAACAATAATCAAAATGGTTTAATTTTAGTCGAGGCATTAGGAAATAACTTAAATGTTATAATAAAAATTGATAAGGATTTTACAAAAATTAAGGTAGATGTTTTAGATTCAGAAACAGTAGAACTGTACCAACCCTTTTATACAAAAATGGTTACTAATTATTCAACCCACATTAAAACGAAAGTTAATGATTTAGTCAATGAAATATTAGAAACATGTTTTATTAAAATTAATCTCCAAGAAACATTACTTAAATATTGTCAGGAAGCATTTCCAACAGTTATCGAAAAACCGTGGGAAAAATGGCCAGAATATCAAACGGTTAAAGCAACTTACAATAACAAATGATATGCTTTATTTATGAAAGTTCCATATCATAAATGACAGCCAAATAGTGCCAATACTAGTCTGGTTGAAATCTTAAATCTAAAACTAGATCCCAAAGTCATCACAAACCTTATTGATAATGAAATTTATTTTAAAGGGTACCATATGAATCACAAAACTTGAATAAGTATTTTATTAAATAAGCAAACCGATTTAAACAAAGTTAAAGAATTAATTAATGAAAGTTATCATCATGTAACTAAGCAAAAAATAAATTAA
- the rimM gene encoding ribosome maturation factor RimM (Essential for efficient processing of 16S rRNA) codes for MNELIKVFKINKPHAIKGEVKATMLILLGDLEMLVNKVFFFEQQGVYQPLTIKNLKKTNSQYIIKFKEFSSINEVIQLRGTVLYLPEKELPTGLLTIIEDLVDYKVMHNDHEIGILKNTFTTKAHTIFEVFLHHNNQIMLIPYVDEYVKKIDQKNKIIILDKVI; via the coding sequence ATGAATGAGTTAATTAAAGTTTTTAAAATTAATAAACCGCATGCTATTAAAGGTGAAGTTAAGGCAACAATGTTAATTCTTTTAGGAGATTTGGAAATGTTAGTTAATAAGGTATTCTTTTTTGAGCAGCAAGGTGTTTATCAACCATTAACAATTAAGAATTTGAAAAAAACTAATAGTCAATATATTATTAAATTTAAAGAATTTAGTAGTATTAACGAAGTTATTCAACTCCGAGGAACAGTGCTTTACTTACCAGAAAAAGAATTACCAACCGGGTTATTAACAATTATTGAAGATCTTGTTGATTATAAGGTGATGCATAATGACCACGAAATCGGAATTCTCAAAAATACTTTTACCACCAAAGCTCATACAATTTTTGAAGTTTTTTTACATCATAATAACCAAATTATGTTAATTCCCTATGTTGATGAATATGTAAAAAAAATTGATCAAAAAAATAAAATAATCATATTAGATAAGGTGATTTAA
- the rplS gene encoding 50S ribosomal protein L19 codes for MNMRLVEEVVENQLRNDHPEFSSGDTIKVHAKIQEGNKSRIQIFEGVVIKLQGSGISQSVTIRKVSNGAGVERNFPLHSPLIDKIEVVKYGKVRRARIYYMRDRHGKAARIKEVIKK; via the coding sequence ATGAACATGCGTTTAGTAGAAGAAGTTGTCGAAAATCAACTTCGTAATGATCACCCTGAATTCTCATCAGGAGATACAATTAAAGTCCATGCTAAAATTCAAGAAGGGAACAAATCACGGATCCAAATTTTTGAAGGTGTCGTAATTAAACTACAAGGTAGTGGTATTAGCCAGTCAGTGACAATTAGAAAAGTTAGCAATGGAGCTGGGGTAGAAAGAAACTTCCCGTTACATTCACCTTTAATTGATAAAATTGAAGTTGTTAAATACGGAAAAGTGCGTCGAGCAAGAATTTATTATATGCGAGATCGTCATGGTAAAGCAGCTCGTATTAAAGAAGTTATTAAAAAGTAA
- the trmD gene encoding tRNA (guanosine(37)-N1)-methyltransferase TrmD yields MQKNFTILTLFPDMFNDFMGTSIIKRALEKKIITIKIVDIRAYSELKHHQVDDYQYGGGEGMVLMAPPVIKAIQANKTAGMTVILLTPQGQTLKQSLSQSLASNNNDLMLICGHYEGFDERIRDYVDLELSIGDYVLTGGELASMVIIDSVTRLCTDVINENSHQNDSFSNQLLDYPVYTKPLSFDGKKVPDVLLSGHHQNITDWRRYQALKRTYLRRPDLLENLVLTKQEEDWLAEIKKNDK; encoded by the coding sequence ATGCAAAAAAATTTTACTATTTTAACTTTATTTCCTGATATGTTTAATGATTTTATGGGGACATCAATTATTAAAAGAGCCCTTGAGAAAAAGATTATTACAATTAAAATTGTGGATATTAGAGCTTATAGTGAATTAAAACATCACCAAGTTGATGATTATCAATATGGTGGCGGGGAAGGAATGGTCCTAATGGCCCCACCCGTGATTAAAGCAATTCAAGCAAATAAAACGGCGGGGATGACCGTGATTTTATTAACTCCGCAAGGTCAAACCTTAAAACAATCACTATCTCAATCTTTAGCAAGTAATAACAATGATTTAATGTTAATTTGCGGGCATTATGAGGGATTTGATGAACGAATTCGTGACTATGTTGATTTAGAACTATCAATCGGAGATTATGTCTTAACTGGTGGTGAATTAGCTAGTATGGTTATTATTGATAGTGTAACAAGACTTTGTACGGATGTTATTAATGAAAATTCTCATCAAAATGATTCGTTTTCTAACCAACTGTTAGATTACCCTGTGTATACAAAACCACTTAGTTTTGATGGAAAAAAAGTTCCTGATGTTTTATTAAGCGGGCATCATCAAAACATTACCGATTGGAGAAGATACCAAGCTTTGAAAAGAACTTATCTTCGTCGTCCCGACTTGTTAGAAAATTTAGTTTTAACAAAGCAAGAGGAAGATTGGTTAGCAGAAATTAAAAAAAATGACAAATAA
- a CDS encoding KH domain-containing protein: MYIDELTKLIEPLINKEDSILFYEIRQLPSLEQDIVNLLVMCHHEIFGHVVGKNGQVANSLRKLINLRSAIDHKKVNLTFELL; the protein is encoded by the coding sequence ATGTATATTGATGAGTTAACAAAACTAATTGAGCCGTTAATTAATAAGGAAGATAGCATTTTATTTTATGAAATTCGTCAACTTCCTTCGTTAGAACAAGACATTGTTAATTTACTAGTAATGTGCCACCACGAAATCTTTGGCCATGTGGTTGGTAAAAACGGACAAGTTGCTAATAGCTTACGAAAATTAATTAATTTACGTTCTGCAATTGATCATAAAAAAGTTAATTTAACATTTGAATTATTATAA
- the ylqF gene encoding ribosome biogenesis GTPase YlqF codes for MTTNINWFPGHMAKAIRQIDEKIKLIDLVIEVVDCRIPFSSANPVVAKLSHNKPRLIILNKKDLADPKITEMWINYYQNHQIPVIMVDSKHFKISKIIVPKILETLKDKLDRDYKKGIKNPQLKVMILGIPNVGKSTIINSLINKSSAKVGNKPGVTKGQQWLKLNDQIALLDTPGILWPKIENPQVALRLVFTRSIKEDILPKEEICLAAIKWIYEHYFNVLVSNYQIPSDYKITTDTPSAWFDLLLLMQKNRFQIVNVDNVDNIVQDFLNKLWNNEFGLLSFETPGEETR; via the coding sequence ATGACAACCAATATTAATTGATTTCCTGGGCATATGGCCAAAGCAATTCGGCAAATTGATGAAAAAATTAAATTAATTGATTTAGTTATTGAAGTTGTTGATTGTCGGATTCCGTTTTCCTCAGCTAATCCAGTTGTCGCAAAACTAAGCCACAATAAACCGCGTTTAATAATTTTGAATAAAAAAGATCTAGCTGATCCAAAAATTACGGAAATGTGAATTAATTATTATCAAAATCACCAAATCCCAGTTATTATGGTTGATAGTAAACACTTTAAAATTTCTAAAATTATTGTTCCGAAAATTTTAGAAACTTTAAAAGATAAGTTAGATCGGGACTATAAAAAAGGCATTAAAAATCCCCAGTTAAAAGTCATGATTTTGGGAATTCCGAATGTTGGAAAATCAACTATTATTAATTCATTAATCAATAAAAGTTCAGCAAAAGTTGGCAATAAACCAGGGGTTACCAAGGGTCAACAATGATTGAAACTTAATGATCAGATTGCATTGCTAGACACCCCTGGAATTTTATGGCCAAAAATTGAAAATCCGCAAGTTGCTCTGCGTCTTGTTTTTACACGGTCAATTAAAGAAGATATTTTACCAAAAGAAGAAATATGCTTAGCAGCAATTAAATGAATTTATGAGCATTATTTCAATGTGTTAGTGAGTAACTACCAAATCCCTAGTGATTATAAAATCACAACTGATACCCCTAGTGCCTGGTTTGATTTATTATTATTAATGCAAAAAAATCGTTTTCAAATTGTTAATGTCGATAATGTTGATAATATTGTCCAAGATTTTTTAAATAAATTATGAAATAATGAATTTGGTTTGCTTTCGTTTGAAACTCCTGGGGAGGAAACAAGATAA
- a CDS encoding ribonuclease HII, translating into MNQFEQDLLKQYPQVKIFSGSDEAGRGCLAGPLVAATVVLPSDYFNPAIKDSKKLTTYQREQLFVEITKVALDYAIYTVSVEQVEEMNPKQASIFGMEQTIQMLKIKPDLNLTDAEKLSSYFNYQNIIDGDNLSQSIGAASILAKVTRDLMMVDYHKRYPVYNFKNNKGYGTKEHLMALQKYGLCPLHRKTYAPVKKLLKK; encoded by the coding sequence ATGAATCAGTTTGAACAAGATTTATTAAAACAATATCCTCAAGTTAAAATCTTTTCTGGTAGTGATGAAGCAGGGCGGGGGTGTTTAGCTGGACCATTGGTTGCTGCAACCGTTGTTTTACCATCGGATTATTTTAATCCGGCGATTAAAGATAGTAAAAAACTAACAACTTACCAACGCGAGCAATTATTTGTTGAAATTACTAAAGTGGCCCTTGATTATGCAATTTACACGGTTTCGGTTGAACAAGTTGAAGAAATGAATCCTAAACAGGCAAGTATTTTTGGAATGGAACAAACAATTCAAATGCTAAAAATAAAACCTGATTTAAATTTAACTGACGCGGAAAAATTATCATCATATTTTAATTATCAAAATATTATTGATGGTGATAATTTATCCCAATCAATTGGGGCCGCTTCAATTCTTGCCAAAGTAACAAGGGATTTAATGATGGTTGATTATCATAAACGTTATCCGGTTTATAATTTCAAAAATAATAAAGGTTATGGAACAAAAGAGCATTTAATGGCGTTACAAAAGTATGGCTTGTGTCCGTTACACCGAAAAACTTATGCTCCGGTCAAAAAACTTCTTAAAAAATAA
- a CDS encoding phosphoribosyltransferase, translating to MNTDKLELYISEAEIQEKIKEYAQKLNAIYQGKTLHCVGIMNGALFFMSDLLRNLDTFIVLDTISVSSYLDGKSTDEIVFNKHIAKTITGQDVLLIEDIIDTGKTLDVVVEELKKMKPASLRIVCLADKPDCHPKPRFEYDYLFALKNEFVVGYGFDYNDKYRQLKSIYIYKGE from the coding sequence ATGAATACTGATAAATTAGAATTATACATTTCAGAAGCAGAAATTCAGGAAAAAATTAAAGAATACGCCCAAAAATTAAATGCTATTTACCAAGGAAAAACATTACATTGTGTTGGCATTATGAACGGGGCCTTGTTTTTTATGAGTGATTTATTAAGAAACTTAGATACTTTTATTGTGTTGGATACTATTAGCGTTTCTAGTTATTTAGATGGTAAGTCAACCGATGAAATTGTTTTTAACAAACACATTGCCAAGACAATTACTGGACAAGATGTTTTATTAATTGAAGATATTATTGATACAGGAAAAACATTGGATGTGGTAGTTGAAGAATTAAAAAAAATGAAACCAGCTAGTTTGCGTATTGTTTGTTTAGCTGATAAACCAGATTGTCATCCAAAACCCCGTTTTGAATATGACTATTTATTTGCCCTTAAAAATGAGTTTGTGGTGGGTTATGGTTTTGATTATAATGACAAGTATCGCCAATTAAAAAGCATTTACATATATAAAGGAGAATAA
- a CDS encoding DNA-processing protein DprA — protein sequence MNKVLLYFALKYDGDWDQIYQALEHKEKISFEVLDTFVAKIKCQYITILDPQYPPSLKSIYKPPFVLFYYGDFNLLKNYDQNLLLFISPKPSQYGFQQTLKFIKELINHQKRILMFYDEPITAKILAALPPTVVGKIVFFLHKNTISDFYLNNPNLKFNQCLVISESYNQKPINLKNHIRRIVIALAFRILFIQTNKYDDSEKLFNYIIDYQKKLFCLPDQITKDNKNNRYLKLGAMLVENVGDIIQCWAKD from the coding sequence ATGAATAAAGTTTTATTATATTTTGCATTAAAATATGATGGTGACTGGGACCAGATCTATCAAGCTTTAGAACATAAAGAAAAAATTTCTTTTGAAGTCTTAGATACTTTCGTAGCCAAGATTAAGTGTCAATACATTACTATTTTAGATCCCCAATATCCTCCATCTTTAAAATCAATTTACAAACCACCATTTGTATTATTTTATTATGGTGATTTTAACTTGCTAAAAAATTATGATCAGAATTTATTGCTATTTATTAGTCCTAAACCAAGTCAGTATGGTTTTCAACAGACACTAAAATTTATTAAAGAGTTAATTAACCATCAAAAAAGAATTTTAATGTTTTATGATGAACCAATAACAGCAAAAATATTAGCAGCATTGCCACCAACCGTTGTCGGCAAGATTGTCTTCTTTTTACATAAAAATACAATTAGTGATTTCTATCTAAATAACCCTAATCTAAAATTTAACCAGTGTTTAGTAATTTCAGAAAGTTATAATCAAAAACCAATTAATCTCAAAAATCATATTCGAAGAATTGTTATTGCTCTTGCATTTCGAATTTTATTTATTCAAACTAATAAATATGATGATAGTGAAAAATTATTTAATTATATAATTGATTATCAAAAGAAACTTTTTTGTTTGCCTGATCAAATCACTAAAGATAATAAAAATAATCGATATCTTAAGTTAGGAGCAATGCTGGTTGAAAATGTTGGAGACATTATCCAATGTTGAGCAAAAGACTAA
- the guaA gene encoding glutamine-hydrolyzing GMP synthase: MVNNKIIILDFGSQYTQLIARRIRELEVYCEVWPFNTDYEKIKQANCKGIILSGGPASVYANDAPQINRALFDLNIPVLGICYGMQLICDLFGGTVSKAERQEFGFAELIIDVFQDLFVNIPNNSQVWMSHADHIEKMPPNFIQLAHSVNSISAIKHHNLPIYGLQFHPEVTHTLIGMQLLTNFIFNICHCQKEWKISNFIDQSILHIKNQIGTDHVVLAMSGGVDSSVCAVLLNKAIGHQLTCIFVDTGLLRQDSGWEELQQFQKKFRLNIIRVNAQERFFTALANVTSPEEKRKIIGRLFIEIFNEEAKKIPNVKWLGQGTIYPDVIESVSVKGPSATIKSHHNVGGLPTNLPFKLIEPLRELFKDEVRKTGELLGIPHDFVYKHPFPGPGLAVRIVGEITKEKVMLLQAADKIFIDELSASGWYHKVSQSFAVLLPVQSVGVMGDVRTYGYTLVLRSVNTTDFMTAEWSQLPYELLAKVSLKIVSEVTGINRVVYDITSKPPATIEWE; this comes from the coding sequence ATCGTGAATAATAAAATTATTATTTTAGATTTTGGTTCGCAATATACCCAGCTAATTGCCCGCCGGATTCGTGAGTTGGAAGTATACTGTGAAGTTTGACCATTTAACACGGATTATGAAAAAATTAAGCAAGCCAATTGTAAGGGGATTATTTTATCTGGGGGACCAGCATCTGTTTATGCGAATGATGCTCCACAGATTAACCGAGCCTTATTTGATTTAAATATTCCTGTGTTAGGAATTTGCTATGGAATGCAATTAATTTGTGATTTATTTGGGGGAACAGTAAGCAAAGCTGAGCGTCAGGAATTTGGTTTTGCGGAATTAATTATTGATGTTTTCCAAGATTTGTTTGTAAATATTCCTAATAATTCCCAAGTTTGAATGAGCCATGCTGATCATATTGAAAAAATGCCACCAAATTTTATTCAATTAGCTCATAGTGTAAATTCAATTAGTGCAATTAAACATCATAATTTACCAATTTATGGTTTACAGTTTCATCCCGAGGTAACCCATACTTTAATTGGAATGCAATTATTAACTAACTTTATTTTTAATATTTGTCATTGTCAAAAAGAATGAAAAATAAGTAATTTTATTGACCAATCGATTCTTCATATTAAAAACCAAATTGGAACTGACCATGTTGTGTTAGCAATGTCGGGTGGTGTTGATTCTAGTGTTTGTGCGGTTTTATTAAATAAAGCAATTGGTCACCAATTGACTTGTATTTTTGTTGACACGGGATTATTACGTCAGGACAGTGGTTGAGAAGAATTACAACAATTTCAAAAAAAATTTAGGTTAAATATTATTCGGGTTAATGCCCAAGAACGTTTTTTTACTGCTCTTGCGAATGTTACAAGTCCCGAGGAAAAGCGAAAAATCATTGGAAGGTTATTCATTGAAATTTTTAATGAAGAAGCAAAAAAAATTCCTAATGTTAAATGATTAGGACAAGGGACAATTTATCCAGATGTTATTGAATCAGTTTCGGTAAAAGGCCCTTCCGCAACAATTAAATCACACCATAATGTTGGAGGGTTACCAACTAATTTACCATTTAAATTAATTGAACCATTACGTGAACTTTTCAAAGATGAAGTACGTAAAACTGGCGAGTTGTTAGGGATTCCACATGATTTTGTTTATAAACATCCATTTCCAGGACCAGGACTAGCAGTACGGATTGTTGGTGAAATTACAAAGGAGAAAGTTATGTTGTTACAGGCGGCGGATAAAATTTTTATTGACGAATTATCCGCTAGTGGTTGGTATCATAAAGTATCACAGTCCTTTGCCGTATTATTACCTGTCCAATCAGTTGGTGTTATGGGAGATGTTCGTACCTATGGTTATACTTTAGTGTTGCGTAGTGTTAACACTACTGATTTTATGACCGCCGAATGAAGTCAACTTCCGTATGAATTATTAGCAAAAGTTTCTTTAAAAATTGTTAGTGAAGTAACCGGCATTAATCGAGTAGTTTACGACATTACTTCAAAACCGCCAGCTACAATCGAATGAGAATAA
- a CDS encoding chromosome segregation protein SMC: MLFLKKLEAFGFKSFAEPLSINFEHEMIGIVGPNGSGKSNINDAIRWCLGEQSMKSLRGNSVEDVIFNGSGSKPPLNMAEVKVTFDNSHRFFDLDYDEIEVTRRTFRGSGENEYFINKQRVRLKDVQDFAMDSGITKSSLAIISQGNVNSFAEAKPLERRALFEEAAGVAKYKKRKLESLKKLERSNENLARIKDIINEIERKLPSLKRQSEKALKYKAKKDKLNEIELAILVKDVTFFNQKLSELKEQQKVITFEKQEAEREITLKENEYNSLSKENYSLDNKITSLSKQFQVLVNEISDLKVQKIELDNKENALKMSNSDITVSNMLHDFNELKIALDNEQEKLALLNNQQTENKAIRNNYLKEQTKYSEELGALNKTIFRLENDLDRLQRSFENNDNLHEGVRNIINNKNVLPGIIGLVQELITVDTQYEQAIGIALSGRLQDIVVKNVDSAKKAIGYLKQNKAGHATFIPLDIITPRYLRDDEEFIIQSVKGYLGIAHKLVKTSKEYQPAIDYLLSRYLVSQNFDSAQEVAKLISYKYNVLTLEGELIRPQGAISGGNRKTKQILINPEKEVETLKHQINEKLKKYDELNQTLNQLNNKLDEINEIINENQSSIGASKRQIEILDQDKSKLKNEYQLLTSKNIDENEVVESKNVVGILDQINHKEILKTEVEQQLNVARSLKEKQLTHLNELNNVISEKRHYTAVLLEKVGKLNTDITMLNSKIQQDLSRLTEEYHMTYDHAKTLELKSIENEDEIREEIKELRSELATIGNVNLDAIQEYQEEYERYSFMKNEYDDINNAVKNLLTSIDEMDSLMEDQFDKTIKEVNQALPSTFEVLFGGGTAKIIYTEPDNILETGIDIKISPPGKNINNLNLLSGGEKSLVALSVLFAILKVRPIPLVILDEAEAPLDPANVERFAKYIRTFVNTTQFIIVTHRLGTMEHCDVLYGATMQQKGVTKIVGIKLKQAEEMIAQIKNKKT, from the coding sequence GTGTTATTTTTAAAAAAATTAGAAGCATTTGGTTTTAAATCGTTTGCTGAACCATTAAGTATTAATTTTGAGCATGAAATGATTGGAATTGTTGGACCCAATGGAAGTGGAAAATCAAATATTAATGATGCCATCCGTTGATGTTTAGGGGAACAATCAATGAAATCACTACGGGGTAATAGTGTTGAAGATGTTATTTTTAACGGTTCAGGTTCAAAACCACCATTAAATATGGCAGAAGTAAAAGTTACCTTTGACAATTCCCACCGTTTTTTTGACCTTGATTATGATGAAATTGAAGTAACCCGTCGAACTTTTCGGGGAAGCGGTGAAAATGAGTATTTTATTAATAAACAGCGAGTTCGTCTAAAAGATGTTCAGGATTTTGCGATGGATAGTGGAATTACAAAATCATCCTTAGCTATTATTTCACAAGGAAATGTTAATTCCTTTGCGGAAGCAAAACCATTAGAACGCCGGGCATTATTTGAAGAAGCAGCCGGAGTTGCAAAATATAAAAAACGAAAATTGGAATCACTAAAAAAATTAGAACGGTCAAACGAAAATTTAGCGCGAATTAAAGACATTATTAATGAAATTGAACGAAAATTGCCAAGTTTAAAACGACAAAGTGAAAAAGCCTTAAAATATAAAGCTAAAAAAGATAAGTTAAATGAAATTGAGCTTGCGATCTTAGTTAAAGATGTTACTTTCTTTAACCAAAAGTTAAGTGAACTAAAAGAACAACAAAAAGTAATTACCTTTGAAAAACAGGAGGCCGAACGAGAAATTACTTTAAAAGAAAATGAGTATAATAGTTTAAGTAAAGAAAATTATAGTTTGGATAATAAAATTACTTCTTTATCAAAACAATTTCAAGTATTAGTTAATGAAATTAGTGATTTAAAAGTTCAAAAGATTGAATTGGATAATAAAGAAAATGCTTTAAAAATGTCAAATAGTGATATTACTGTTAGTAATATGCTTCATGATTTTAATGAACTAAAAATTGCTTTGGATAATGAACAAGAAAAGTTAGCACTTTTAAATAATCAACAAACCGAAAATAAAGCAATTCGAAATAACTATTTAAAAGAGCAGACTAAATATAGTGAAGAACTAGGAGCTCTTAATAAAACTATCTTTCGGTTAGAAAATGATCTTGACCGTTTACAACGAAGTTTTGAAAATAATGATAACTTACACGAAGGGGTCCGCAATATTATTAATAATAAGAATGTTTTACCCGGAATTATTGGACTGGTTCAAGAGTTAATTACGGTTGACACTCAGTATGAACAAGCAATTGGAATTGCCTTGAGTGGACGCTTACAAGATATTGTGGTAAAAAATGTTGATAGTGCCAAAAAAGCAATTGGTTATTTAAAACAAAATAAGGCTGGTCATGCCACTTTTATTCCGTTGGATATTATTACTCCCCGGTATCTGCGCGATGATGAAGAATTTATTATTCAATCAGTGAAAGGCTATTTAGGAATTGCTCATAAATTAGTAAAAACTAGCAAAGAATACCAACCAGCAATTGACTATTTATTAAGTCGTTATCTTGTTTCTCAAAATTTTGATAGCGCCCAAGAAGTAGCAAAATTAATTTCTTATAAATATAATGTTTTGACTTTAGAGGGAGAACTAATTCGTCCCCAGGGGGCTATTTCGGGGGGGAATCGGAAAACTAAACAAATTCTAATTAATCCCGAAAAAGAAGTTGAAACTTTAAAACACCAAATTAATGAAAAATTAAAAAAATATGATGAGCTAAATCAAACCTTGAACCAATTAAATAATAAGTTAGATGAAATTAATGAAATTATTAATGAAAATCAAAGTTCAATTGGTGCAAGCAAACGCCAAATCGAAATTCTTGATCAGGATAAAAGTAAATTAAAAAATGAATATCAGTTATTAACTTCAAAAAATATTGATGAAAATGAAGTTGTGGAGAGTAAAAATGTTGTTGGAATTCTTGACCAAATAAACCACAAAGAAATTCTTAAAACCGAAGTTGAACAACAATTAAATGTTGCACGGAGTTTAAAAGAAAAACAACTAACTCATTTGAATGAGTTAAACAATGTAATTTCGGAAAAAAGACATTACACGGCAGTTTTATTAGAAAAAGTTGGAAAATTAAATACCGATATTACAATGTTAAATTCAAAAATCCAACAAGATTTAAGTCGTTTAACTGAGGAATATCATATGACATACGATCATGCTAAAACATTAGAATTAAAATCAATTGAAAATGAAGATGAAATTCGTGAAGAAATTAAAGAATTACGAAGTGAATTAGCAACGATTGGAAATGTTAATCTTGATGCCATTCAAGAGTATCAAGAAGAGTATGAACGTTATAGTTTTATGAAAAACGAGTATGATGATATTAATAATGCTGTTAAAAATCTTTTAACTTCAATTGATGAAATGGATAGTTTAATGGAAGATCAATTTGATAAAACAATCAAAGAAGTTAACCAGGCGTTACCTTCAACTTTTGAAGTATTATTTGGTGGGGGGACTGCAAAAATTATTTATACTGAACCGGATAATATTTTAGAAACGGGAATTGATATCAAAATATCTCCCCCCGGAAAAAATATTAATAATTTAAACTTATTATCCGGCGGCGAAAAATCCTTAGTCGCATTGTCAGTTTTATTTGCGATTCTAAAAGTACGCCCGATTCCATTAGTTATTTTAGATGAAGCAGAGGCTCCGTTAGACCCCGCAAATGTTGAAAGATTTGCAAAATATATTCGAACTTTTGTTAATACGACGCAGTTTATTATTGTAACCCACCGGTTAGGAACTATGGAACACTGTGATGTCTTATATGGAGCAACTATGCAGCAAAAAGGGGTTACGAAAATTGTCGGAATTAAATTAAAACAAGCAGAAGAGATGATCGCTCAAATAAAAAATAAAAAAACATAA